A stretch of Perognathus longimembris pacificus isolate PPM17 chromosome 1, ASM2315922v1, whole genome shotgun sequence DNA encodes these proteins:
- the Auts2 gene encoding autism susceptibility gene 2 protein isoform X3 codes for MIKSSWFYVKFKYAEKLKPGQNSCRDSDSESGSGESKGFHRSSSRERLSDSSAPSSLGTGYFCDSDSDQEEKASDASSEKLFNTVLVNKDPELGVGALPERGGQDAVPKISGLERSQEKSQDCCKEPLLEAAVLKDSCHQVPPARPQPPAEPPLRPPSRDPDAQRPEATPQPPPPASQPPQGPPEAQLQPAPQPQVPRPPRPPSPAQLPHHSLPVVQTHPAQSLAQPLSAYASSSLSVNSLSSSRSSTPAKTQPAPPHLSHHPSASPFPLSLPNHSPLHSFTPTLQPPPHPHHPNMFAPPTALPPPPPLTSGSLPVPGHAAGGTYSEQDILRQELNTRFLASQSADRGASLGPPPYLRTEFHQHQHQHQHTHQHTHQHTFTPFPHAIPPTAIMPTPAPPMVRTPGRNFDKYPTKVDPFYRHSLFHSYPPAVSGIPPMVTPAGPFGSLQGAFQPKTSNPIDVAARPGTVPHTLLQKDPRLTDPFRPMLRKPGKWCAMHVHIAWQIYHHQQKVKKQMQSDPHKLDFGLKPEFLSRPPGPSLFGAIHHPHDLARPSTLFSAAGAAHPAGTPFGPPPHHSNFLNPAAHLEPFNRPSTFTGLAAVGGNAFGGLGNPSVTPNSVFGHKDGPSVPSFSPHEPWNRLHRTPASFPTPPPWLKPGEPERSASAAAHDRDRDIDKRDSSLSKDDKERDGAEKRPPGHRSPAPAPPGVPGHARAHATPEARDKDRAREPADPRREPSELKAKEAPAPERDPGEDKRPPSPFTRPDARPGSSAGREAEATRRGEGGPEARRGPEVRVKEERREDPEPPEPAPPPPRPAENPAGPAAPGAPAPAPGAHLGGLDRTRMVTPFVGLSPLPGAERFPYPAFHWDLRDPLRDPYRELELPRRDLGRDFLLPRLPPRLYEAERFRDREPHDYGHHHHHHDPRREPDARPADERERLHLLRDDFEPPRLHALPPGALPPGALDAHLAPPGLLAPGLPGLHYPRLSPAAAPQAALLPKTPPAAALSAPPPLVSVSALGARPGSPRRTTPLPPAPDARDRPPSHALKDIEAR; via the exons ACCCCGAGCTGGGAGTTGGTGCGTTGCCCGAGCGTGGTGGCCAGGATGCTGTCCCGAAGATATCCGGCCTAGAGAGAAGCCAGGAGAAGAGCCAGGACTGCTGCAAAGAGCCTCTCCTTGAGGCTGCAGTGCTCAAAGACTCCTGTCATCAGGTCCCCCCAGCCCGTCCCCAGCCCCCGGCGGAGCCCCCACTCCGGCCGCCATCGCGGGACCCCGACGCGCAGCGCCCAGAAGCCACTCCCCAGCCGCCGCCGCCTGCCTCGCAGCCTCCACAGGGCCCCCCAGAGGCCCAGCTGCAGCCCGCCCCGCAGCCTCAGGTGCCCCGGCCGCCCAGGCCCCCGTCCCCGGCCCAGCTGCCTCACCACAGCCTCCCAGTGGTGCAGACCCACCCAGCCCAGAGCCTGGCCCAGCCGCTGTCGGCCTACGCCAGCAGCAGCCTAAGTGTCAATAGCTTAAG cagcagcaggagcagcactCCGGCGAAGACCCAGCCCGCCCCTCCTCACCTCTCCCACCATCCTTCTGCCTCCCCATTCCCCCTGTCCTTGCCCAACCACAGCCCCCTGCACAGCTTCACACccaccctccagccccccccacacccgcaTCACCCCAATATGTTTGCCCCACCCACGGCTTTGCCTCCTCCACCGCCGCTGACGTCAGGGAGCCTGCCGGTGCCCGGACACGCAGCCGGGGGCACCTACTCAG aGCAAGACATCCTGCGGCAGGAACTGAACACGCGCTTCCTGGCGTCCCAGAGTGCTGACCGTGGTGCCTCCCTGGGCCCCCCGCCCTACCTGCGGACCGAGTTCCACCAGCatcagcaccagcaccagcacacgCACCAGCACACGCACCAGCACACCTTCACGCCGTTCCCCCACGCCATCCCGCCCACCGCCATCATGCCCACGCCAGCACCTCCCATGGTGCGTACCCCAGGCAGAAAT TTTGACAAATACCCCACCAAGGTTGACCCCTTCTACCGGCACAGT CTCTTCCATTCGTACCCGCCTGCAGTGTCCGGCATCCCCCCCATGGTCACGCCCGCGGGCCCCTTTGGCTCCCTGCAGGGAGCCTTTCAGCCCAAG ACCTCCAACCCCATCGACGTGGCAGCCCGGCCTGGGACTGTCCCGCACACCCTACTCCAGAAAGATCCAAGG CTGACAGATCCTTTCAGGCCCATGCTGAGG AAACCGGGGAAGTGGTGCGCCATGCACGTCCACATTGCCTGGCAGAtctaccaccaccaacagaaaGTGAAG AAACAGATGCAGTCGGACCCACACAAGCTGGACTTCGGCCTGAAGCCTGAGTTCCTGAGCCGCCCTCCTGGCCCCAGCCTCTTTGGAGCTATCCACCATCCCCATGACCTGGCGCGGCCTTCCACTTTATTCTCTGCTGCTG GTGCTGCACATCCGGCCGGAACCCCGTTCGGGCCGCCTCCCCATCACAGCAACTTCCTCAACCCTGCTGCTCATCTGG AGCCCTTCAACCGGCCATCCACGTTCACCGGCCTGGCAGCTGTGGGAGGCAATGCCTTCGGGGGACTGGGGAACCCCTCCGTCA CTCCCAACTCAGTGTTCGGCCACAAGGATGGCCCCAGTGTGCCGAGCTTTAGCCCTCATGAGCCCTGGAACCGGCTGCACCGGACGCCCGCGTCGTTCCCGACCCCTCCACCCTGGCTGAAGCCGGGGGAGCCGGAGCGCAGCGCGTCTGCTGCAGCCcatgacagagatagagacatagATAAACGAGACTCATCTCTTAGTAAGGATGACAAAGAAAG GGACGGCGCCGAGAAGAGGCCGCCCGGACACCGCTcacccgcgcccgccccgccgggtGTCCCGGGCCACGCCAGGGCCCATGCGACCCCCGAGGCCCGCGACAAGGACCGGGCCCGGGAGCCCGCAGACCCGCGCCGGGAGCCCAGCGAGCTAAAGGCGAAGGAGGCACCGGCGCCCGAGCGCGACCCGGGCGAGGATAAGAGGCCGCCGTCGCCCTTCACGCGCCCCGACGCCCGGCCAGGCAGCAGCGCGGGCCGCGAAGCCGAGGCAACGCGACGGGGCGAGGGCGGCCCCGAAGCCCGTCGGGGCCCCGAGGTGCGGGTGAAGGAGGAGCGGCGCGAGGACCCGGAGCCGCCAgagcccgcgccgccgccgccgcggcccgcCGAGAACCCCGCCGGGCCCGCAGCGCCAGGCGCGCCCGCCCCCGCACCCGGCGCGCACCTGGGCGGCCTGGACCGGACCCGCATGGTGACGCCCTTCGTGGGGCTCAGCCCGCTGCCCGGCGCCGAGCGCTTCCCGTACCCGGCCTTCCACTGGGACCTGCGGGACCCGCTGCGCGACCCCTACCGCGAGCTGGAGCTGCCGCGCCGCGACCTGGGCCGCGACTTCCTGCTGCCCCGGCTCCCGCCGCGGCTCTACGAGGCCGAGCGCTTCCGGGACCGCGAGCCTCACGACTacggccaccaccaccaccaccacgacccCCGCCGCGAGCCCGACGCGCGCCCGGCCGACGAGCGCGAGCGCCTGCACCTGCTGCGCGACGACTTCGAGCCGCCGCGGCTGCACGCGCTGCCCCCGGGCGCGCTGCCGCCCGGCGCCCTGGACGCGCACCTGGCGCCGCCGGGGCTGCTGGCGCCCGGCCTGCCCGGCCTGCACTACCCGCGCCTGAGCCCCGCGGCCGCGCCCCAGGCCGCGCTGCTGCCCAAgacgccgcccgccgccgccctcagcgcgccgccgccgctcgTGTCCGTGTCCGCGCTCGGCGCACGCCCCGGCTCCCCACGCAGGACTACGCCGCTGCCCCCCGCGCCCGACGCCCGGGACCGGCCGCCCTCACACGCGCTCAAGGACATCGAGGCCCGGTGA